From Parachlamydiales bacterium, one genomic window encodes:
- a CDS encoding RHS repeat-associated core domain-containing protein, translating to MSWKTFFLVLSLYYSIISAQENTNIREFFPPTSLTNTDGLANTIVNNCVSVISGDFIEQGVGLALDGPTPLLIGHGYCSANRSNRSLSYGWNFMHPHDLYIEQTEKDNEKEYYIAYCGEDSGGMHEHYGKKILKDKNVQEVSFGKGYQIGAVSFSAKEDLRNIILTWNTKNKNCKVLSGSGEHRNFEKVGGKKLQHFVLSSSIKPNRTCFEYTYGKHHPSRVREITALNAPNGIPYGHINFDYYSHPSTVTATSHDFRYVHYEMKGYSVDDMSSRKTIKHYLTRISGSDCPLRMYTYHHNDDNTEMLLNSRVSLTGNFIQPEYYKAGENSLSKLGVVYTDYKKKDHFRDSVVDKVKKLKEPVGTTNRPITTYRFVYSWINKITERTKNGFTAHQTKSSTDVYNAHLNKTTYCYDGGDKIKKIEFYRGIFPNYALDHSEEYLWDCYSNKLVSKTDLDSEGKVVNARSFNYDARGNIISEALEGDLSGNGIVQAYTRWFKYSDDGFNNLIAEGDDEGAIIEYEYLPGTNILIARFVTGSNGIELREFRHYDAQGFCFCETHDNGKSKDFNDLSNVTERVSTLREYHVAIPLFGKVSSEKVVYWDPSLGILKRLKSTSFTYNETGRLIRREAYDAGENFCYAIEYGYDSKGRIVWETDPYGNVLEKSYDEEGNLLFEKGPDANVEKHYTYDFAHRKIKEEERHSDGTVISIRHKYNHLNQKTSSIDHLEQKTTYEYDDFGRLIQTKYPAVNLLGESVSPVTINEYDTLGNVIRTLDKEGIWSTSKYTVRGDISEKIYPDGSSEKRQYTLSGKLKEVIRPDGTMQRYSYDKMGNVLAEGLYDISGELLSETKYAWRSKRKIAQYNPSGPSILYSYDGLGRCVEEAKGNHRTVYAYSSRGYLNEEKQYEGQQLLQIKQREHDYFGRIIEEKHLDGEGKLQMHQTFVYDSAGRKIVESVNNDDGKILSTFTTFDSRNRITKVTDPEGAETHYTYTSDFDPFSGGWIDALEVTDSSGRITRERKDAAQRVVLVEVYDQFGQLLQKKTCSYNLYGKCIETTDSLIYNDEEVNTQIRRSYYDILGRLVAETSHAGTPQQTITRHTYDSMGRKTKVLRNDGTELYWIFDAQGRVKNEYDSKLTFDHHYEYDSADHPTKIWDPIQDWQIERLYNAQDQLEQEKFSPELFIKYSYDALDRPNLMTFHDGTSVKYTYKGFNHESTIRLNTQQEEVYQHKVLSTDLAGRILSLQLAGKAGEISFAYDNKGRTTNIDSEHLKGQFKYALDDTLIESHYQDTLGDFQKKYSYDSLSQLTQESHSHSYKYDNLGNRRSINGMPYVICANTNRLLESNGNHYKYDENGNLTSVGNMSFEYDSLDRLRTVRKGNEMWKYTYDALHRRIAKEHLSINPDQSFTSLSKEKYLYVGVTEAGSVDENHHFTSLRIFGYGKQAKEGQAAAIELGGKAYAPIYDHQGSLRSLIDSETGESSACYRYDAFGCIENSEGPVAEMCPWRYLGKRLDNETGFTFFGRRFYMPEVGRWLTLDPSGYSTGANGYLYVKNNPLTLFDLYGLQEFNPFSCAMNFIGELFYCFIATIPRFGFISKGLAYIPFLMMGFRSEDFGSYYGDERSSSYTVGEDISPGGFCVSNICGILNNLHSCTEMAFAVKNCYGTEGVYSIHNSSHGFFWDIMECIIQKCGIKTHSVQIAAEQLRVECKLHDRVIVNAHSQGALILSCALDYLTPEEVSKLQIRTFGGAKMILNDNAYSCINIVGKGDLVPLFSDPIGLLKGILSGNHKIEYCNSGFGEHSFDKETYSKALFRHGTFDKIRNLKH from the coding sequence ATGTCATGGAAGACTTTTTTTCTGGTTCTATCTCTTTACTATTCAATAATTTCCGCACAAGAAAATACGAATATCCGCGAATTCTTTCCACCCACTTCACTGACTAATACAGACGGGTTGGCAAATACTATAGTCAATAATTGCGTCAGCGTCATTTCAGGGGACTTTATTGAACAAGGAGTCGGATTGGCCTTGGATGGGCCCACCCCTTTGCTTATCGGGCACGGTTATTGTTCAGCAAATAGATCTAATAGGTCTTTATCCTATGGATGGAACTTCATGCACCCTCATGATCTTTACATCGAACAAACAGAAAAAGACAACGAGAAGGAGTATTATATCGCATATTGTGGAGAAGATTCAGGAGGAATGCATGAACATTATGGAAAAAAGATCTTAAAAGATAAAAATGTTCAAGAAGTCAGCTTCGGAAAGGGATACCAGATTGGCGCAGTGAGTTTTTCTGCGAAGGAAGATTTAAGGAATATAATTCTGACTTGGAATACAAAGAACAAAAATTGCAAAGTTCTCAGTGGTTCGGGCGAGCATAGGAATTTTGAGAAGGTCGGAGGGAAAAAGCTTCAGCATTTTGTCCTTTCCAGCTCCATAAAACCCAATAGAACTTGTTTTGAGTATACTTACGGTAAGCATCATCCTTCACGCGTCAGAGAAATTACAGCATTGAATGCCCCCAACGGCATACCTTACGGCCATATTAATTTTGACTACTATAGCCATCCCAGCACAGTAACAGCTACCTCCCATGATTTCCGTTATGTGCATTATGAAATGAAAGGCTACTCGGTGGATGATATGAGTAGTAGAAAAACAATAAAGCATTATCTCACAAGAATATCCGGAAGCGATTGCCCCCTGCGTATGTATACCTATCATCATAATGATGACAATACGGAAATGCTCCTGAATTCTCGTGTAAGCCTTACGGGCAACTTCATTCAGCCTGAATATTACAAGGCAGGTGAAAATTCACTCTCTAAATTAGGTGTGGTCTATACCGACTATAAGAAAAAAGATCACTTCAGAGATAGTGTTGTCGATAAGGTCAAGAAGCTAAAAGAACCTGTAGGTACCACAAACAGACCTATTACAACCTATCGATTTGTCTATTCGTGGATAAATAAAATTACAGAGAGGACTAAAAATGGGTTCACAGCACATCAAACAAAGAGTTCAACAGATGTTTATAATGCCCATTTGAATAAGACAACCTATTGTTATGATGGCGGAGATAAGATTAAGAAAATTGAATTCTATAGGGGCATTTTCCCCAATTATGCGTTGGATCACAGTGAAGAATATCTATGGGATTGTTATAGCAATAAGTTGGTATCAAAGACAGATCTAGATTCCGAAGGAAAGGTAGTCAATGCACGCTCATTTAATTATGATGCGCGTGGGAACATAATTTCAGAAGCATTAGAGGGCGATCTTTCAGGCAACGGCATTGTTCAAGCCTATACCCGTTGGTTTAAATATAGCGACGATGGGTTCAATAACCTTATAGCAGAAGGGGATGATGAAGGTGCTATTATCGAGTACGAATACTTGCCGGGAACCAATATACTTATTGCAAGGTTCGTAACAGGTAGTAATGGCATAGAATTGAGGGAATTTAGACACTATGATGCACAAGGCTTTTGTTTTTGTGAAACACATGATAACGGAAAAAGTAAAGACTTTAACGATCTAAGCAATGTGACAGAAAGGGTATCTACACTCAGAGAATACCACGTCGCTATACCATTATTCGGTAAAGTCAGCTCAGAAAAAGTCGTCTATTGGGATCCATCTTTAGGAATTCTAAAAAGACTTAAGAGTACGTCTTTTACATATAATGAAACAGGCCGCCTTATACGCAGAGAAGCTTATGATGCTGGTGAGAACTTCTGCTACGCAATTGAATACGGATATGATAGTAAAGGCAGGATCGTTTGGGAAACCGATCCATACGGAAACGTTTTAGAGAAAAGCTACGATGAAGAGGGGAACCTGCTTTTTGAGAAAGGTCCGGATGCCAATGTAGAAAAACACTATACCTACGACTTTGCTCACAGGAAAATTAAGGAAGAAGAGCGGCATAGCGATGGAACTGTGATTTCAATACGTCATAAATATAACCATCTGAATCAAAAAACATCTTCGATAGACCATCTAGAGCAGAAAACCACCTATGAGTATGACGATTTTGGCAGATTGATACAGACAAAGTATCCTGCCGTCAACCTATTAGGCGAGTCCGTCTCACCAGTCACCATTAACGAGTACGATACATTAGGAAATGTCATTCGTACTTTGGATAAAGAAGGGATATGGTCCACTAGCAAATATACGGTGCGCGGCGATATTTCGGAAAAAATATACCCGGATGGCAGCTCAGAAAAAAGACAATATACCCTCTCCGGTAAGTTGAAGGAAGTAATACGTCCTGACGGTACGATGCAGAGATACAGCTACGATAAGATGGGAAATGTTCTTGCAGAAGGGCTTTACGACATCTCCGGGGAATTATTAAGTGAAACGAAATATGCATGGCGCAGCAAACGCAAGATTGCCCAATACAATCCTAGCGGACCGTCTATTCTTTATTCTTACGACGGCCTGGGAAGATGCGTAGAAGAAGCTAAAGGCAACCACCGTACAGTCTATGCATATTCGAGCCGCGGTTACTTGAATGAAGAAAAGCAATATGAAGGTCAGCAGCTACTGCAGATCAAACAAAGAGAGCATGATTATTTTGGACGCATTATTGAGGAGAAGCATTTAGATGGAGAGGGGAAACTCCAGATGCATCAAACCTTTGTTTACGATTCTGCAGGAAGAAAAATTGTAGAGTCCGTAAATAATGATGACGGAAAAATCCTTTCCACGTTTACTACATTCGATTCAAGGAATCGCATCACGAAAGTGACAGACCCGGAAGGGGCTGAAACCCACTACACTTACACTTCTGATTTTGATCCTTTCAGTGGAGGTTGGATAGATGCTTTAGAAGTAACTGACAGCTCCGGACGCATTACACGTGAACGCAAGGATGCTGCCCAACGGGTAGTTTTAGTGGAAGTTTATGATCAATTTGGACAGCTTCTCCAAAAGAAAACATGCTCCTATAACTTGTATGGAAAATGTATCGAAACAACGGATAGCCTTATATACAATGACGAGGAAGTAAACACTCAGATTAGAAGATCCTACTACGATATTCTAGGAAGGCTTGTCGCAGAAACTTCGCATGCAGGCACACCCCAACAGACAATTACCAGACATACGTATGATAGTATGGGTAGAAAAACCAAAGTGCTGCGTAACGACGGTACAGAATTATATTGGATTTTTGATGCTCAAGGGCGTGTTAAAAATGAGTATGACTCAAAGCTTACATTCGACCATCACTACGAATATGATTCCGCAGATCACCCAACGAAGATTTGGGATCCTATTCAAGACTGGCAAATTGAACGATTATACAATGCGCAGGATCAACTAGAGCAAGAAAAATTCTCGCCTGAGCTCTTTATTAAATACAGTTATGATGCACTGGATAGACCCAATCTAATGACTTTTCATGATGGAACAAGTGTTAAATATACATATAAAGGGTTCAACCACGAATCCACTATTCGGCTTAACACACAGCAAGAAGAAGTCTATCAACACAAAGTTCTTTCTACCGATCTTGCAGGGAGGATCCTCTCCCTTCAACTTGCCGGAAAAGCAGGCGAAATCTCCTTTGCTTATGATAACAAAGGGCGGACGACCAATATTGACAGTGAGCATCTGAAAGGCCAATTTAAATATGCATTGGATGACACCCTTATTGAAAGTCATTACCAAGACACTCTAGGAGATTTCCAAAAGAAATATTCCTATGACTCCTTGTCACAGCTGACACAGGAATCCCATTCTCATTCCTACAAATATGACAATCTAGGAAACCGGCGATCTATCAACGGTATGCCTTATGTCATCTGTGCAAATACAAATAGACTCCTGGAATCCAATGGAAATCACTATAAGTATGATGAGAATGGTAATTTAACTTCCGTTGGGAATATGTCCTTTGAATATGACTCTTTGGATCGATTAAGGACTGTTAGAAAAGGAAATGAGATGTGGAAGTACACCTATGACGCTCTACATCGGCGTATTGCAAAAGAACATTTAAGCATCAATCCTGATCAATCATTCACCTCTCTTTCCAAAGAGAAATACCTCTATGTAGGTGTGACTGAAGCCGGTTCGGTGGACGAAAATCATCACTTCACTTCTCTGCGTATCTTTGGGTACGGTAAACAAGCAAAAGAAGGTCAGGCAGCTGCAATTGAACTCGGCGGTAAGGCTTATGCGCCTATTTATGATCATCAAGGAAGTTTGAGATCTCTGATTGACTCTGAAACCGGCGAATCAAGCGCATGCTATCGCTACGACGCTTTCGGATGTATTGAGAATTCGGAAGGGCCTGTCGCAGAAATGTGCCCTTGGAGATATCTTGGTAAGCGCTTGGATAATGAAACCGGCTTTACCTTCTTCGGACGGCGTTTCTATATGCCGGAAGTGGGACGTTGGTTGACTTTAGACCCCAGCGGTTACTCCACCGGTGCAAATGGATACCTCTATGTAAAAAATAACCCCCTCACGCTGTTCGATCTCTATGGACTGCAAGAGTTTAATCCCTTTTCGTGTGCAATGAATTTTATAGGTGAGTTGTTTTATTGCTTTATCGCAACAATTCCACGATTTGGATTTATTAGTAAGGGACTAGCATATATTCCTTTTTTAATGATGGGGTTTCGTTCGGAAGATTTTGGCTCTTATTATGGAGATGAAAGATCAAGCAGCTATACAGTAGGTGAAGATATATCTCCCGGTGGCTTTTGTGTTTCTAATATTTGCGGTATTCTAAATAATTTACATAGCTGCACAGAGATGGCATTTGCGGTAAAAAATTGCTATGGTACTGAGGGAGTTTATAGCATTCATAATTCTTCCCATGGCTTTTTTTGGGACATAATGGAATGTATTATTCAAAAATGTGGCATAAAAA
- the fumC gene encoding class II fumarate hydratase, which produces MSSEKHRIESDSMGEIPVEHEKYWGAQTERSLKYFNISSETMPKSIIRAMGIVKWASAEANKELGLLTPQKADLIIAAAKEVAEGKWDSHFPLRVWQTGSGTQSNMNANEVISNRAIELHGGVIGSKTPVHPNDDVNKSQSSNDTFPTAMHIAAVEEVTHKLLPRLREMCSELQEKATEYKDIIKIGRTHLMDAVPLTLGQEFSGYVSQLQDCIHWIENSIQDLYKLALGGTAVGTGLNADPRFAELAAQKIREITQLPFISAPNKFAALSSHEPLLQASGALKTLAACLMKIANDIRWMGSGPRCGLSELFLPENEPGSSIMPGKVNPTQSEAMTMVAIQVMAHDFAITIAGSQGNFELNVFKPLIIHNFIASVRMLADCCHSFTQHLLKDLKPNVAQMKAYVERSLMLVTALNPKIGYDNAAKAVHVAYKEGITLKEACIRLNLLTAEEFDVFVDPSKMV; this is translated from the coding sequence ATGAGTTCTGAAAAACACCGCATCGAAAGTGATAGTATGGGAGAAATCCCGGTTGAACATGAAAAGTATTGGGGAGCTCAGACAGAACGCTCCTTGAAATATTTCAATATAAGTTCAGAAACGATGCCCAAAAGCATTATTCGCGCAATGGGTATAGTAAAATGGGCTTCAGCTGAAGCCAATAAGGAACTAGGACTTCTCACACCTCAGAAAGCCGATCTTATAATCGCCGCAGCAAAAGAAGTTGCAGAGGGAAAATGGGATAGCCACTTTCCTTTGCGTGTTTGGCAGACAGGTAGCGGTACTCAGTCCAATATGAATGCCAATGAAGTTATTTCCAACCGTGCCATTGAGCTCCACGGCGGGGTAATCGGCAGTAAAACCCCTGTGCACCCTAATGATGATGTCAATAAAAGCCAATCATCTAATGATACGTTTCCTACTGCAATGCATATCGCCGCTGTAGAAGAAGTCACACATAAACTATTGCCTCGCTTGAGAGAAATGTGCAGTGAACTCCAGGAGAAAGCGACCGAATACAAGGACATAATAAAAATAGGGCGCACTCATCTAATGGATGCAGTTCCTTTAACTCTCGGACAAGAGTTTTCCGGTTATGTTTCTCAGCTGCAAGATTGCATCCATTGGATTGAAAACTCAATTCAGGATTTATATAAATTAGCTCTTGGTGGGACAGCTGTAGGAACAGGCCTTAATGCCGACCCTCGCTTTGCAGAGCTAGCTGCACAGAAAATCCGTGAAATAACACAATTACCGTTTATTTCAGCACCGAATAAATTTGCAGCCTTATCTAGCCATGAACCCTTATTACAGGCTAGCGGGGCCTTAAAAACCTTAGCCGCATGTTTAATGAAAATAGCTAATGATATCCGGTGGATGGGTTCGGGTCCTCGGTGCGGACTAAGCGAACTTTTCCTGCCGGAAAACGAACCGGGATCTTCCATAATGCCCGGCAAAGTTAATCCGACGCAATCCGAAGCTATGACAATGGTCGCTATACAGGTGATGGCGCATGACTTTGCTATCACGATCGCAGGCTCTCAAGGGAATTTTGAGCTGAATGTTTTCAAACCATTGATCATACATAATTTTATAGCTTCTGTGCGGATGCTTGCAGACTGCTGCCATTCTTTCACACAGCATTTACTGAAAGATTTAAAACCTAACGTCGCGCAAATGAAAGCCTATGTAGAGCGTTCATTAATGCTTGTCACAGCACTTAATCCTAAAATAGGCTATGACAATGCAGCTAAAGCAGTTCATGTTGCTTATAAAGAGGGGATTACACTCAAAGAGGCGTGTATCAGGTTGAATCTGCTAACAGCCGAAGAATTTGATGTCTTTGTAGACCCCTCCAAAATGGTGTAA